One Serratia liquefaciens genomic window, CTATAGCTTTTGTTCCGTCTATAAGTGATAAAGTAAGAATAGGTTTCGTCGGCCGTTTGACTGAGGACAAAGGCTTCGATGAATTCTGTTTGTTGGCGAAACAGGGACTGCAGAATCCTCAGGTAGAATTTTATGCTGCTGGTCGCTTTAATAATGATGCAAGTGGTCAGCGGATGAACGCACTGGCAACAGAGGTTGGGGTTAAGCTGCTCGGATTTATCAAGATTGATGAGTTTATGGCGCAGGTAGATGCGGTGGTTTTGCCAACGCGCTGGAACGAACCTTTTGGTCGTGCGGTTGCGGAATCGGCGATCTCTGGAAAGGTTGTGTATACTACTTTCAGCGGTGGAGTGACCGAAATCGCTGCTTTCTATGATAATATCTTAGAATTGAAAGACTTTTCTGTCTCAGGCGCAGTTAAGGCCGTTAGAGAAAATAATAATAAGCTGCGGTGCTCTTTTTTTGAGAGTGGAAAAATAGCGAGCAGTTACGAAAGTGTGTACAGAGGATAATAATGAGAGTATCGACGAAATCGCTGGTTGTTTTCCTATTATTAACGTATATGACACTGCTATCGTTGAATGGGATTGTGACTGTCATCGCGTACATGTCGACCAGGGCACTTTTGCTGTATAAAGATTTTTTTGCCATGGCCGTCCCCGTTTTTGTGCTTATCCTTCTTTTCGCTCGAAATCCACGGGTTTCTGCTCAGTGCCGGAGTATATTGATTTTATTTTTATCGATGGTTATATTTTCATTAGTATTTATTCTTTTGAGTATGCTATCAGGAAGATTTGACCTTTTCCGCACTATCGTACAATTCCGGTTGGAATTATTAACTTTTGGCTCTTTTTTCTTTGCCGCTGTCCTGCTCCTTTTTGAATTTGATGAACGAGTTGAAATTGTCACTAAAGTCATCAAGTACTATATTATTTTTTCCGTACTCAATGCGCTTTTCGCCGTCGCAGAGTCAAGTTTAGCGGGTGTATTATACGCGGTTATTGGTTTCGACCCTGGCCCTCAGCTGACACAGTTTGGTAAAGAGTACGGTCTACTGCTACGAACTATTCAGGGGCAACTCAGAGCTTTTGGCTTGCTTACCGGCCCATTCAGCTTAAGTGAGTACCTGTTCTTTTCATTGGTATTGGCGCCTTTTATAAGTGTGAAGCATCGTAAGAAATACATCGTTCTTATTATGGTCGGGATTGTGTTTTCAACCTCTAAAACAGCCATAATCATGGCGCTGCTTTATATTATGTATTTGGTGTCTCGGCGTTTCTTCTCCGAGCGTTTTAGCTTGAATACTGTAACCATGGTGACAATGGTCTTATCATTGTTCTTTTATGTTACCACGACGAATTACAGCATTTATGAAATGATTTTTCCTAAAGAAAATGCCTATGCAGAGAACAGTATTCTGCTTAGAACGGTAAATATCGAGGCAGTACGTGCAGATAGCGGTTATTCACCCTTCACGGGGGCAGGATATGCTGTTAATGGGAATGCCGTAATTGGCGATGACAATACGAACTCTATACCTTTAGACAGTATGTATATCTACATGCTTTCTAATTATGGTAACGTTGGGATTATCTTCTTGGTTATTGTTGCTTCGGCTATTCTTGGTATTCTTTATCAGCGTACTCGGCGAGGGCTCAATCCCAGTATATATCTGTATTGGATGATATCGTTGTCAATGAACTTTGTTTATAACAACCCATTGACCAACTATCCCGGATATATATTCCCGATAATAATATCAATATTATTGTTGTCAGTTAGAAGACCAGAGAATAGTTTGGTCAAGAGAACGGGGAAATCTCTTAGCCGTGCTCATCTGGCACATTGACACGTTGTTATTTGAATGGCACGAGGTAGATAATGATTTATGTCAATGCGAGATTTTTAACACAAGATTTAACGGGCGTTCAACGTTTTGCTCAAGAGATAAGCCTGGCGTTAAGTAACATTCGAAATGATGTGGTGTTTATTTCCCCGAAAAATATTATTCACACTGATATCGCTTCAAAGTTGAATGTGCAAATTATAGGTGAACGAAGCGGGCATTTATGGGAACAATTAGAGTTACCTGCTTTTTTATGTAAGCAAGGAAACCCTTTATTGATTAACCTATGCAATACCGCTCCGGTATTTTATAGTAATAAATTTGTAACTCATCATGATGTTATTTATAAACGCTACCCACAAAGCTATTCTGCAAAGTTTCGTTTTGTTTATAATAATATTTTTCCTTTGATGTTGCGTTCTAGCAAGGCATTGTTGACCGTAAGTGAATTTTCAAAGAAAGAACTTTATGCAGCGTTTAATTATCCTTTAAACAATATTCATGTAATTAATAACGCCGTTGCCGGTAAGTTTAGGGCTGAACCTCAGGTGACTAGTGACGAGAAACCTTATTTATTGGCGGTTTCATCCCCGAACTATCATAAAAATTTTCACGGACTAATTACCGCCTTTTCGCAAATGGAAGGTAATAAGGATGTAGTGTTGAAAATCATTGGGTCTGCAAATAAAAATTTTGCAGGGGTGCATTTTTCGCCAGAGGCAATGCAGGCGGAGAACATACAATTTGTTGGCCGTGTGAGTGATGAGAGCCTGATTAAACTTTACTCGAATGCCAGAGCTTTTGTTTTTCCTTCATTATACGAAGGGTTTGGAATTCCTCCATTGGAGGCACAGGCTTGCGGTTGCGCAGTGGTAGCATCCAATAGGGCCTCTCTGCCAGAGGTACTGGCTGACAGCGTGTTGTATTTTGACCCAGAAAATACCCTTGAAATGAGGCAAACCTTGGATCGAATTATGCAAGATGATGTTTTACGTCAAACTCTGGTTGAAAAGGGTTTTGAGAACGTTAAACGTTTCGATTGGGGGCGTTCTGCTGAAGACTTGAACAAAATCATTATGAGATCTACCCAATGAAAAAAAAAGTGTTGCACGTTGCTGAAACGGTGAAAGGTGGAGTCGCAACGGTTATCCGGCAACTTGTACAACCAAATGGTGAGTTTGATTTTTATTGCTTGCTGCCGGATAGCCAATACAGCGAGATTGGCACGTTTCCTGAGAGTAAGTTGAAAAAATTCACTCGTACTGGGCGAAATATTTCATCATTTATTTCACTGGCCGTGAATTATATTCGCATAGTTCGTAAAGAAAAGCCGGATGTTATCCATATCCACAGCACTTTTGCAGGCGTAATATGTCGATTACTTACGCCTTTGATTAGAATGAGCTGTCAACCAAAAATAATTTATTGTCCGCATGCATTTTCTTTTTTGATGGATACTTCTGAGAAGAAAAAAAGTGTTTATACGCGGATAGAAAAGATACTGCAAAAAAAAACCGATGTGATTATTTGTACCAGTGAGTATGAGAAGAGAGTGGCTCTCGGCGTAGGGCTGGACTCAAATAATTTAACCGTGGTTTATAACGGGGTCGAACCGCCATTGCCCACTGGTGATCATGTTACGCCCTATCAATCAGATAAGATTAATATACTTTTCGTTGGGCGTTTTGATTATCAAAAGGGTTTCGATTTAGTTAAAGAAATTGCGGATAGATTAGACGATGGATTTTTAATTACCGTCGTTGGTGGCAATGTACATGCAACAGAGCATCCCCCTCTTCATGCAAGAATAAACTATAAAGGGTGGCTGACTTCTACTGAGATAGCTCCTTACTTTTCCTACGCAGATGTTTTGTTAATGCCAAGTCGTTGGGAATCATTCGGCCTGGTAGCGGTTGAAGCTGAGAGTTACGGGCTGCCAGTGGTAGCCAGCCGTTGCAGCTCTTTACCTGAAGTCGTCTGTGAAGGTGTTACGGGCTACCTGTTTACGACCAATAAAGCCAATGAGGCTGTAGAAATACTGAGCACACGTGGTAAAGATGATTGGGCATCAATGAAAGCTGCCTGTGTGGATTTTTATAGCACCAATTTCACTTCTGACAGAATGGTTTCTAGTACTTATCATCTTTACAGGTAATTCTAAGCCTGGAATGTACTTCTTGTAGTTAATAATGTTTTCTTTGTGTTTCTTCTAATTTTCTTTTGTATTTAATCAGTGAGAGTAAAAATGAGTAACCTTTATCCTGTTATCATGGCTGGGGGGACAGGGAGTCGTCTGTGGCCACTTTCTCGTGAGTTGTTCCCAAAACAGTTTCTAGCTTTGTGCAATGAATTTTCAATGCTGCAAACTACGGTGATGCGTCTTAAAGGGTTAGACATTATTAATCCTCTTGTGATCTGCAATGAGGAACATCGTTTTATCGTTGCAGAGCAACTGCGTCAAATTACCCGTTTGTCGCATAATATCATTTTAGAGCCAGTAGGGCGGAATACAGCCCCTGCGATCGCACTTGCTGCGCTGCAGGCTGTTTCGAGTGGTGATGATCCTCTTATGTTGGTATTAGCTGCGGACCATGTTATTCAGGATGAAGCCATTTTCCGAGACGCGGTGAATCAGGCGGTACCCTATGCTGAAGCGGGTAAGTTAGCGACATTCGGGATTGTACCGACGGGGCCTGAAACGGGTTATGGTTATATTCAAAAAGGCACTAGCATTGATGGTTCCAGTATTTGTGGCGTGTCGCGTTTTGTTGAAAAACCTAATCTTGAAACTGCTCAACAGTATCTGGATAGCGGGGAGTATCTGTGGAATAGCGGTATGTTCCTGTTTAAAGCCAGTCGCTATTTAGATGAATTGGAGCGTTTCCGTCCCGACATTCTTGACGCTTGCAAAAAATCCCTGGCGCACCTGTCTCCGGATATGGACTTTATCCGTGTCGATCGCGAAGCATTCATTGCGTGTCCGGATGAGTCGGTTGATTATGCCGTGATGGAACAAACAGCGGATGCCGTGGTTGTACCGTTGGACGCCGGTTGGAACGATGTGGGTTCCTGGTCAGCCTTATGGGAAATCAGTGAGAAAGACGTAAAAGGTAATTCTACCTTTGGCGACGTTCTGGAACATAATTGTTCTAATAACTACATCCGTGCGGAACATAAATTGGTGGCTATGGTTGGGGTAGATAACCTCGTAGTGGTAGAAACCAAAGATGCGGTATTGATTGCCAACAAAGATAAAGTTCAAGATGTTAAGGAAATCGTTAATCAACTCAAGCAGCAGAAACGTTCCGAAAGCAAACAGCATCGTGAGGTTTATCGTCCATGGGGTAAACACGATGCGATTGCACAAGGTGAACGTTTCCAAGTACGCCGTATTACTGTCAAACCCGGCGAAAAGCTGTCTCTCCAGATGCATCACCATCGATCAGAACATTGGGTAGTTGTTTCTGGGACGGCGAAAGTCAATACCAATGGGAAAGTACAGTTAATTAGCGAGAACGAGTCTATTTATATTCCTTTAGGTGCTGAGCATTCCCTCGAAAATCCGGGAAAAATAGAGCTGGATCTGATTGAGATTCAATCAGGAGCCTATCTGGGTGAGGATGATATCGTTCGTATTGGTGATTCAACTCAACATAACTAATAATTTAGCGCTGTGGGCATTTCACAGCGCTAGCGGATTTATATTTTGGTAAGGATCTCAACATGTCACAATCATTGACCTGCTTCAAAGCGTACGACATTCGTGGACAACTGGGCGAAGAACTGAATATCGATATAGCTTATCGTATTGGTCGCGCATATGGAGAGTTCTTAAAGCCTAAAAGCGTTGTTGTTGGCGGCGATATTCGCCTGACCAGTGAGGAGCTCAAGCTTTCTCTGGCTGAAGGATTACGTGATTCTGGTGTGGATGTATTGGACATTGGTGTGAGTGGGACGGAAGAAATATATTTTGCGACTTTCCATTTAGGAATAGATGGCGGGGTTGAAGTTACCGCTAGCCATAATCCCATGAACTATAACGGTATGAAGTTGGTTCGCAGCCAAGCCAAACCCATCAGTGGCGATACCGGTTTGCGTGATATCCAGCGTCTGGCAGAGCAAAACAACTTTGCGCAGGTGAACAAGGAAAAACGCGGCAGCTATGAAAAGATCTCCATCGAGAAAGATTATGTGGATCATCTGTTGGGTTATGTGAATACGGCTAACCTGAAGCCATTGAAATTGGTCGTCAACTCCGGCAATGGTGCCGCAGGCCATGTGATCGATGCTATTGAAGCACGATTCAAACAGCTTCAGGTGCCCGTTGAATTTATTAAAGTACATCATCAGCCGGATGGTAACTTTCCTAACGGGA contains:
- a CDS encoding glycosyltransferase family 4 protein, with the protein product MIYVNARFLTQDLTGVQRFAQEISLALSNIRNDVVFISPKNIIHTDIASKLNVQIIGERSGHLWEQLELPAFLCKQGNPLLINLCNTAPVFYSNKFVTHHDVIYKRYPQSYSAKFRFVYNNIFPLMLRSSKALLTVSEFSKKELYAAFNYPLNNIHVINNAVAGKFRAEPQVTSDEKPYLLAVSSPNYHKNFHGLITAFSQMEGNKDVVLKIIGSANKNFAGVHFSPEAMQAENIQFVGRVSDESLIKLYSNARAFVFPSLYEGFGIPPLEAQACGCAVVASNRASLPEVLADSVLYFDPENTLEMRQTLDRIMQDDVLRQTLVEKGFENVKRFDWGRSAEDLNKIIMRSTQ
- a CDS encoding glycosyltransferase → MKKKVLHVAETVKGGVATVIRQLVQPNGEFDFYCLLPDSQYSEIGTFPESKLKKFTRTGRNISSFISLAVNYIRIVRKEKPDVIHIHSTFAGVICRLLTPLIRMSCQPKIIYCPHAFSFLMDTSEKKKSVYTRIEKILQKKTDVIICTSEYEKRVALGVGLDSNNLTVVYNGVEPPLPTGDHVTPYQSDKINILFVGRFDYQKGFDLVKEIADRLDDGFLITVVGGNVHATEHPPLHARINYKGWLTSTEIAPYFSYADVLLMPSRWESFGLVAVEAESYGLPVVASRCSSLPEVVCEGVTGYLFTTNKANEAVEILSTRGKDDWASMKAACVDFYSTNFTSDRMVSSTYHLYR
- a CDS encoding mannose-1-phosphate guanylyltransferase/mannose-6-phosphate isomerase, producing the protein MSNLYPVIMAGGTGSRLWPLSRELFPKQFLALCNEFSMLQTTVMRLKGLDIINPLVICNEEHRFIVAEQLRQITRLSHNIILEPVGRNTAPAIALAALQAVSSGDDPLMLVLAADHVIQDEAIFRDAVNQAVPYAEAGKLATFGIVPTGPETGYGYIQKGTSIDGSSICGVSRFVEKPNLETAQQYLDSGEYLWNSGMFLFKASRYLDELERFRPDILDACKKSLAHLSPDMDFIRVDREAFIACPDESVDYAVMEQTADAVVVPLDAGWNDVGSWSALWEISEKDVKGNSTFGDVLEHNCSNNYIRAEHKLVAMVGVDNLVVVETKDAVLIANKDKVQDVKEIVNQLKQQKRSESKQHREVYRPWGKHDAIAQGERFQVRRITVKPGEKLSLQMHHHRSEHWVVVSGTAKVNTNGKVQLISENESIYIPLGAEHSLENPGKIELDLIEIQSGAYLGEDDIVRIGDSTQHN